A genomic segment from Acipenser ruthenus chromosome 5, fAciRut3.2 maternal haplotype, whole genome shotgun sequence encodes:
- the LOC117403019 gene encoding tubulin-specific chaperone C-like, translating into MDQLVAIEVGETCQGNGDAEPDRMARIPERLQKRDQERQEELERRKEAKESKQVTEEKSDFFTSTFSKEKADIEELLAGGGEAESGSLAGRLEDISARIQQLQKFLNDSMVFLPQYELRQAQSALQKLQSGLAEKRGELLPKKKFAFRSRNVGANNTNKETPEPRKGGEQASRPIDLTDASVTASPGNSDDVSAQCGFSNVVSQVLIKRADEINQRDVLLTHLSSCTVKLFGAPSTLHIKHVRDSTILCGPVSSSVFIDHCSGCTFAFPCQQLRTHNTTDSRAYLHVTSRAIVEDCSGVRFAPFTWSYPGLEEDFQVSGLDRERNNWTQVDDFNWLASDTPSPNWSVIPEEERKTTWV; encoded by the coding sequence ATGGATCAGCTTGTGGCTATCGAAGTCGGGGAGACCTGCCAGGGAAACGGGGACGCGGAGCCGGACAGGATGGCGAGGATACCGGAGAGGCTGCAGAAGAGGGACCAGGAGAGGCAGGAGGAGCTGGAGAGGCGCAAAGAGGCGAAGGAGAGCAAGCAGGTGACAGAGGAAAAGAGCGACTTCTTCACCAGCACTTTCTCCAAGGAGAAGGCAGATATCGAGGAGCTGCTGGCGGGCGGCGGTGAGGCAGAGTCCGGTTCGCTGGCAGGCCGGTTGGAGGATATCTCGGCTCGGATCCAGCAGCTGCAGAAGTTTCTCAACGACAGCATGGTGTTCCTGCCCCAGTACGAGCTGCGGCAGGCCCAGTCCGCCTTGCAGAAGCTCCAAAGCGGCCTGGCGGAGAAGAGAGGCGAGCTGCTGCCGAAGAAGAAGTTTGCCTTCCGATCGCGCAATGTCGGGGctaataatacaaacaaagagACCCCCGAACCTAGGAAGGGGGGCGAGCAAGCAAGCAGACCCATTGATTTGACAGACGCCTCTGTGACGGCGTCCCCAGGTAACAGCGATGATGTCAGCGCGCAGTGCGGCTTTTCCAATGTGGTCTCGCAGGTTCTGATCAAGAGGGCGGATGAGATTAATCAGAGGGACGTGTTGCTCACACACCTGTCCAGCTGCACGGTGAAGCTGTTCGGAGCCCCGAGCACCCTCCACATCAAACACGTCAGGGACTCCACCATACTGTGCGGGCCCGTGTCCAGCTCCGTCTTCATCGACCACTGCTCGGGCTGCACCTTCGCGTTCCCGTGCCAGCAACTGCGTACCCACAACACGACCGACAGCCGGGCGTACCTGCACGTCACCAGCCGGGCCATTGTAGAGGACTGCAGCGGGGTGCGGTTTGCGCCGTTTACCTGGAGCTACCCGGGCCTGGAGGAAGACTTCCAGGTGTCGGGGTTAGACAGGGAGAGAAACAACTGGACCCAGGTGGACGATTTCAACTGGCTGGCGAGTGACACCCCTTCTCCCAACTGGAGTGTTATTCCCGAGGAGGAGAGGAAAACTACCTGGGTTTAA
- the LOC117971690 gene encoding peripherin-2-like, with product MALMTVKFDLKKRVTLAQTLWLMNWFSVMAGVLVFSLGLVLKVELRKRSEMMDNAESHFVPNSLICVGILACALNAFGGKICYDSLDPAKYSKWKPFLKPFLATCFIFNILLFLTAGLCFTMRLALESTLMHGLKSGMRYYKDTDTPGRCYMKTTLDMMQIEFRCCGNNNYKDWFEIQWISNRYLDFSSKEVKDRIKSNVDGKYLMDGVPFSCCNPSSPRPCIQYQITNNSAHYSYDHHSEELNIWTRGCREALLSYYSGMLNSIGILVLLVLLLEGAVMVGLRYLHTSLESLSNPEDPESESEGWLLEKSVKETVSSFLQGLKSMGKSNQVDSDAEAGGVEAQTVATVS from the exons ATGGCGCTCATGACGGTGAAGTTCGATTTGAAGAAGAGGGTGACTCTTGCCCAGACACTATGGCTGATGAACTGGTTCTCTGTGATGGCCGGGGTCCTGGTCTTCAGCCTGGGACTGGTTCTCAAAGTGGAGCTGCGCAAACGGAGCGAGATGATGGACAATGCCGAGAGCCACTTCGTCCCCAACTCCCTGATCTGCGTGGGGATCTTGGCCTGCGCCCTGAACGCTTTCGGGGGCAAGATCTGCTATGACTCCCTGGACCCGGCCAAGTACAGCAAGTGGAAGCCGTTCCTGAAGCCCTTCCTGGCCACCTGCTTCATCTTCAACATCCTGCTGTTCCTCACGGCTGGGCTGTGCTTCACCATGCGGCTGGCCCTGGAGAGCACGCTGATGCACGGGCTGAAGAGCGGCATGCGCTACTACAAGGACACAGACACGCCCGGCCGCTGCTACATGAAGACCACCCTGGACATGATGCAGATCGAGTTCCGCTGCTGCGGGAATAATAACTACAAGGACTGGTTTGAGATCCAGTGGATCAGCAACCGTTACCTGGACTTCAGCTCCAAGGAGGTCAAAGA CCGCATTAAgagtaacgtggatgggaagtaTCTGATGGACGGGGTCCCCTTCAGCTGCTGTAACCCCAGCTCCCCCCGGCCCTGTATCCAGTACCAGATCACCAACAACTCTGCCCACTACAGTTATGACCACCACAGCGAGGAGCTGAACATCTGGACTCGGGGCTGTCGAGAGGCGCTGCTCAGCTACTACAGCGGCATGCTGAACTCCATCGGCATCCTGGTGCTGCTCGTCCTGCTCCTGGAG GGGGCAGTGATGGTGGGGCTGCGGTACCTGCACACCTCCCTGGAGAGCCTGTCGAACCCGGAGGACCCAGAGAGCGAGAGTGAAGGCTGGTTGCTGGAGaagagcgtgaaggagacagtgaGCTCATTCCTCCAGGGCCTCAAGTCCATGGGTAAGTCGAACCAGGTGGACAGCGACGCGGAGGCCGGGGGAGTGGAGGCACAGACCGTCGCCACTGTCAGCTGA